One region of Oreochromis aureus strain Israel breed Guangdong linkage group 19, ZZ_aureus, whole genome shotgun sequence genomic DNA includes:
- the lbh gene encoding protein LBH — protein sequence MSVFSPQIYCPVFVPSRDMTEVMINSTPMEDMRLSPSKDRLSFQIFPDPSDFDRCCKLKDRLPSIVVEPTEGEVESGELRWPPEEFLVSEEEEEEDEEEEEEEQNSNIQNGQPAQNSQH from the exons CCCAGTGTTTGTGCCCAGCCGAGATATGACTGAGGTGATGATCAACAGCACCCCCATGGAGGACATGAGGCTCAGCCCCAGCAAGGACAGACTCTCCTTCCAG ATATTCCCAGACCCCTCGGATTTTGACCGCTGCTGTAAGCTCAAAGATCGCCTCCCATCCATTGTGGTTGAGCCGACAGAAGGAGAAGTCGAGAGCGGGGAGCTCCGCTGGCCTCCAGAGGAGTTTTTGgtcagtgaggaggaggaggaggaggatgaagaggaggaagaagaggaacagAATAGCAACATTCAAAATGGACAGCCAGCACAGAACTCGCAGCACTAG